The Chitinivibrionales bacterium DNA segment TCCATCGAGCCGGACTACAAGGACCAGCGGATGATGGAAAGCTTCATCACCGAGCGGGGAAAGATCGTTCCGCGCAGGCTGTCGGGGACGTGCGCCAAGCACCAGAAGGCGCTCGCGGTCGCCATCAAGCGCGCGCGGTATCTTGCGCTCATTCCGTTTGTCGCGGAGAACCTGAAGTAAACGGCGCCGCGCCCGCGCCGCGGGCCGAATGGTGCCGCAGGCACAGCAATCACCGATAACAAGAGGTATTACCACATGGAAGTCGTATTGAAAAAAGACCACGACAAGCTCGGCAAGGCCATGGATGTCGTTAATGTCAAGGACGGGTACGCGAGGAATTTCCTCATCCCCCAGGGCATCGCGGTGGTCGCCACCGAGGGAAACCGCAAGGCGGTGGCCGAATCAAAGAGGATCGCCGAGAAACGCGAGGAGAAAAAGCAGAAAGAGGCGCGTGAGCAGGCCAAACAGATCGAAAAGATCCCGTGCACCATCAAGGCGAAGGTGGGCGAGGACGACAGGCTGTTTGGGTCGGTGACCACGCAGGAGATCGCGGATTTCCTGGCCAAGGAAGGGTTCGCGGTTGACAAGAAAGACCTTGAGCTGGAGGAGCCGATCAAGCAGCTCGGAGTGTATTCGGTGAAGATTACCCTGTACAAGGACGTTATAGCCAACCTCAAGGTGTGGGTGGTCAAGGAAGAGTCCAAGTAAGGAATACGGTTTACCGTAAAGCCTTTTGATCAACAAAAGAGGCGTTTATGACATTGCAAGGATGTTTCGTTGCGATCGTGACCCCGTTCGGCGCCGACGGGCTCGTCGACGAGGCGGGGCTGCGCAGCAACATAGAGTTTCTCATACAGAACGGCGTGTCCGGCATCGTGCCCTGCGGCACCACCGGCGAATCGGCCACCCTGTCATGGGACGAGCACAACCGGGTGGTGGACATCGCCCTCGAGCAGGTGAAAGGCCGCATCCAGGTGATCGCGGGCGCGGGCTCCAACAACACCCACGAGTCCATCGAGGCCGCGGTGCATGCCAAGGAGAAAGGCGCGCAGGCCATTTTGTGCATCACGCCGTATTACAACAAGCCCACCCAGGAAGGGCTGTACCAGCATTATAAAACGCTCGCCACGACCGTGGACATTCCCATCGTGTTGTACAACGTGCCGGGCCGCACCGGCGTCAACATGCTGCCGAAAACGGTTGAGCGCCTGTGCGAGTTCAAAAACATCGTGGCAGTCAAGGAGGCGAGCGGCAACCTGCTGCAGATATCGGAGATCCACCGCCGCTGCGGCGACCGGCTCACCATCCTTTCCGGCGACGACGCGCTCACGCTTCCCATTCTCGTGTGCGGCGGAAAAGGCGTGATTTCGGTGGTGGCGAACATCTGGCCGCAGAAGATGGTGGCGATGCTGGCCGCGTTTGCAAAAAACGACATGGCCGCGGCGCTCAGGCTCCACGAGGAGCTGCTGCCGGTCTCCAACGCCATGTTCTTTGAGACGAGCCCCGGCCCGGTGAAAACCGCGATGAATTATCTGGGGCTCGCCGCAGGGCCGTTGCGGCTTCCGCTGGTCGACATGGAAAGCGACAACAGGGAAAAACTCATCGCGGTTCTCAAGCAGAGCGGCATCAAGCAGCTGTCGTAGGATAAAACAATCATCGCAGCAATGCGGAGAAAAAGAGTTGGAAGTTAAAGGTTGAAAGTGACGAAAAGAACAAAAAGCATTTAACTTCCAACTTTCAACTTTCAACTATATACTTCTCTGTGCCTCTATGTCAATCTTCGAAAATGTTATAAAGTGAGCAGGCTCCCATGACAACGAACATCATCATCAACGGCGCGTGCGGGAAAATGGGCAGGGAAATCGCCGCGGTCGCGCTGGAAGACGCCGAATGCGGCCTTGCGGGCTGCGTGGAACAGGCCTCGCACCCCGCCGTGGGCAAGGACTACGGCTCTGTCACGGGCCTCGAGGCAAAAGGCGTTACCGTGGCCGCCGCCGTCGCCGGCCTCGCCATTGACAAAAGCGTCATCCTCGATTTCACCTCGCCGAAAGCGAGCCTGTCGCTCCTTGACGCGGTGGAGGGAAAACAGGCGCGGCTCGTGATCGGCACCACCGGTTTCGACGAGGCGCAAACGGCCCGCATTGAAGCGGCCGCGAAGAAAATCCCCATTGTTTTCGGCCCCAACATGAGCCTCGGCATCAACCTGCTGTTCATGCTCACGGAGCTTGTTGCAAAAAAACTGGGCGGCACGTTCGACATCGAGATCATCGAGGCGCACCACCGGATGAAAAAGGACGCGCCCAGCGGCACGGCGCACAGGCTCGGCGAGATCGCGGCCGCGGCCACCGGCACCACCTACGGCGAAGCGGTGAAGAACGGCAGGTCCGGCATGGTGGGCGAGCGCACGAAAAAGGAGATCGGCATGCACGCGGTGCGCGGCGGCGACATCGTGGGAGACCATACCGTGCTGTTTGCCGGGCAGGGTGAACGGCTCGAACTGCGCCATGTCGCGCACAGCAGGGCCACGCTCGCCCGCGGGGCCGTGGCCGCCGCGAAATGGCTCGGCGGCCGCAAGCCGGGGCTTTACACCATGCGCGACGTGCTCGGCCTGTAAATAATGGCGTTTCGGGCCGGGGAAACGTCAATTTTTTTATTTCTGACACGAAATAATGGTGTTGCGGCGTGCCTGCCAAAAAAATGCGCGTTTTTCACCGGCTAGTGTTCAAGGATCCTTCATGATACAGCGAAAGACGGGATTTCTCCTCGTTGCCGTGGCGGCGGCCCTTTTTGCCTCTCAGAGCTATTCTCAAGACACCGCAAAAGCCGCATCGGGAAATTCGGCGGTACCGCCTGCGGCAAGCGCCAGGCAGGGTGCGGCGTCCGCGCCTGCCGAAAATAAAACCGCACCCAAGGACACCGCGGCGAAAACGGCGGCGCCGCAAACGGCCGCCGCTGCGGCAAAGGACACCGCTCAAAAGGCCGCGACCCCCGCAAAGCCAGCCGCAACTTTACAAAAAAAGAAAACGGTGCAGGAAGACATCATGTCCGAAGACG contains these protein-coding regions:
- the rplI gene encoding 50S ribosomal protein L9, whose translation is MEVVLKKDHDKLGKAMDVVNVKDGYARNFLIPQGIAVVATEGNRKAVAESKRIAEKREEKKQKEAREQAKQIEKIPCTIKAKVGEDDRLFGSVTTQEIADFLAKEGFAVDKKDLELEEPIKQLGVYSVKITLYKDVIANLKVWVVKEESK
- the dapA gene encoding 4-hydroxy-tetrahydrodipicolinate synthase, which translates into the protein MTLQGCFVAIVTPFGADGLVDEAGLRSNIEFLIQNGVSGIVPCGTTGESATLSWDEHNRVVDIALEQVKGRIQVIAGAGSNNTHESIEAAVHAKEKGAQAILCITPYYNKPTQEGLYQHYKTLATTVDIPIVLYNVPGRTGVNMLPKTVERLCEFKNIVAVKEASGNLLQISEIHRRCGDRLTILSGDDALTLPILVCGGKGVISVVANIWPQKMVAMLAAFAKNDMAAALRLHEELLPVSNAMFFETSPGPVKTAMNYLGLAAGPLRLPLVDMESDNREKLIAVLKQSGIKQLS
- the rpsR gene encoding 30S ribosomal protein S18 codes for the protein MYKRSRSRKVCWFDQNSIEPDYKDQRMMESFITERGKIVPRRLSGTCAKHQKALAVAIKRARYLALIPFVAENLK
- the dapB gene encoding 4-hydroxy-tetrahydrodipicolinate reductase, which codes for MTTNIIINGACGKMGREIAAVALEDAECGLAGCVEQASHPAVGKDYGSVTGLEAKGVTVAAAVAGLAIDKSVILDFTSPKASLSLLDAVEGKQARLVIGTTGFDEAQTARIEAAAKKIPIVFGPNMSLGINLLFMLTELVAKKLGGTFDIEIIEAHHRMKKDAPSGTAHRLGEIAAAATGTTYGEAVKNGRSGMVGERTKKEIGMHAVRGGDIVGDHTVLFAGQGERLELRHVAHSRATLARGAVAAAKWLGGRKPGLYTMRDVLGL